cagcgccgcgcgGAACGCGTTCAGGCAGTTTATGGTGCGCGGGATGCCGTTGAAGCTGATGCACTTGAGCCCGACCTCGCGCaccagctccgccgcgggggcgggcgctgcgccgcgctccGTGGCCACCCGGTGCAGGACCGCCAGCGAGTCGGGCGAGTTGAGCGTGaacgtcgcggcggcctgcacGCGTGAGAGCAAATAATGTGTGTGTCAGCTGCCGTCATTTCTGCCAACTCGATACATCGCATGTGAGGtgaaaagaaaagaaaatTCAAGTGAATGGGGGGATTTGGGGGAATTGAAGGGGTCTGTCTGTTCTCACCGAAATGGCCAGCCACGGCTTCGTGCCCACGCGgtgctgctccgcctcgcgcgcgatGCGTGCGTAcacgtcggcgatgccccGGGGCGCGGGCACGGGGCCGGGCCGCGCAAAGGGCGCGTTGATGAGCGACTTgagcgacggcgagagcTTCGCCATactggtgctgctgttggcggTACCGGTACCGCTGTCGCttcgtcctcttcttcttcttcccggGTTGGCGGAGGCGTCTTCTCTCAATCTGTGCGtgcgcagctgctggtcgtcgcctcgtcccaTGGCCTAATTAATCAcgcgcaggggggggggaaatGACGCCGTTTGGATCAAGTCAGATATACCGTCGGTCCCTCAGAGCAGGATGGAGGGTTCCGGTGGTTCGGCATTGGAGAAAGGCAGGCGCGTGTACTCAATCCGAGTTTCATCCACACACGTCAgtgacgacggacggcatgagccgcggcatcggcgtcggcgtcggcgtcggcgtctaCTTTTGCGCGCCGAATCGCTCCCCCCACTGCGCTGTCAAGTCACCCGGCCCACAGTAGTGACGCCGACCACGTACATACACACGGCGACACACAACTGCCTCCCGAGGACGTCGGgtcgcgatggcggcggcggcggcggcggcggtatTGTCGTTGAGGTCGGGCCTAGACTTGGGCATGCATAATGACTTGCACGTGGTGTGGAGGTGCAGCAAAGACTGCCTGGTGAGGATGAGACCGGACAGTACGGCCTGCGTGTGCCTTTGAACGCCTGCGGTgctgcatcatcatcatcaccatcacgCGAGTGTCAACAGAAACGCCCTGAACAATGGCCAAGCCAAGGGAGCCGTTCTGGTTGGGGTAAGTGACACGCTGCTACCGCTGAATGCTGCCACCGACCAGCCAACTTACACGGTCAaggggcgccgcggcatgcATGGCTGTGTGCTTCAGTGCGTCTCTCCATCTCATAAATACCCCGTCGTTGCTGCACATCTCCATGCTGATGGACGGCCGCAGCACATCCGCTGGACCAAACCAAATAGTATGAACGAGCCCTGCTCATTCAATGGCatcacgtcgacggcgctgggcgagcgcTGACGTCTCCCACCACAGCCGCATGCAGGTACTCAAGTCGACCGACACTATGCTGCGCACCATGTCCCGCCtggccgcgcgcgacggTATGCCCCTCCCTTTACTCTTacacctccctccctccgtcttGTCGCCGCTCACCACGCCAGGCATCCCCTCTCTTTGGGCTGGCCTCTCTGCGTCTATCCTACGCCAGGGCACCTATTCCACCGCTCGCTTCGGCATCCACGCCTCCCTCTCCGCGTCGCTCCTCCAGTGCTCCGGCCGCGAGACCCTCCCGCTGTCATGGAACGTCGCCTGCGCGGGGCTCGCCGGTGGCCTCGCAGGTCTCATAGGCAATCCGACcgaggtcgtcctcgtccgcatgtgcgccgacggcgccaagtCTCCGCAGGACCGCTTCCGCTACGGcaacgccctcgtcggcatgGTGAGAGTCTGgaccgacgagggcgcccgcgcctttACCAAGGGCCTCGCGCCAAACGTGGCCCGGAGTATCCTCATGAGTTCGTCGCCTGTagcagcttctcgtcgcaCATGTTCTGCCAAGTGTATCAAGTGTTCTGACCAGCCCGTCAGGCGTCTCTCAGATTGCAACGTGAGTCGTCACATGCATCAAATACTACGCCGTCGGACGCGATGCTCATGCGCTCCAGGTATGTATCCGCTAAGCAGCATCTTGTTCGGTCCGCGGggcgcaacgacgacatcgcGACGCACGTTCTGTCgtcgctcgctgctggcaccgtcgccaccacGCTTTGCGCCCCGGCCGACGTGCTGAAGAGCCGCATGCAGAACAGCGCAGGCAAGGATGTAAGCGTTATCACAGACTCCGAGGTAGCACGCCGTTGTCAGGATCAGCAGCTGACTTATCGCAGAGTCTCCTTCGAGTGATCCGGTCGGGGTTGCGGGAAGAGGGCCCGCGATTCCTCATGAAGGGATGGACACCCGCCTGGCTGCGGTTGACGTGCGTTTAGTCGCCTCCTTCCCAAGTCCACACTGAGCGCGTTCGCTGACCCAGTCAAGGCCGCACACGGTACTCACCTTTGTCTTCATGGAACAGTTGCGGAAGATCACGCAGTTGCAACTCTTTCCTCGGGACGCGGCGACCTGTAAACTGTAGCGGCAGATGCGGGCATTGCAGCTGTGTATGTCTCCTCATAGATCAGGTAAACTCGATTTCAAAATTCGGGCCAGTACAGCCAGTCAAAGTTGTTCATGTCTGCCCACGACAGGCCGCCAAATGACGGCTCAAACTCGTTGCCCGGCTGGTTCAGCACGTGCGCGATCTGGTCGTCCGACATGGCCGAGAACTGCAGCGGCTCCGGCCACAGCAGCTGTTGTTGTGCCATGAAACTgggctgcgccgccacgggctcgccgacggccatttggggcgcggcggccgagttTGCCTggtgcgccggcgccgaaaCGCCCGCGACGGTTGCCTTTTGGACAATCTGCCGCAAGTATTTGCCGTACAGCAGTGACAGCCCATTGCGATGCTCCGTCACCGTGCCAATGCGCTCTagcacgcccgccgcctcgtcgatcAGTTTCCTGATGCTAGGAGCCAGCGTTGAGCTGCCCGTCGTGTAGGCGCTGAGCGTCAGGGCGAAGCATGCCGCGAATGAGATCATGATGGTCGTGTTGTTGGGCATCGACTGTAGCTGGGATTCCCCTTGAATAGCGGCCCTCATGACGTTGAGGGCAGACGACAGCCCCGCAGTCCGGAAGAAGCGCCGCACCTcggtcggcgccgtggggtGGTTGATGATGCCTCCATAGGCGGACAGGCGCGTGTGCGTCACAAGAATCTCAACGTAGGGTGGCAGACGCCGCTGCGGGCCGATACCGATGGAGGCGCCCCATTCCGTCAGCCACTGGTCGAAGAAGCGCTCGATGGAGCCCTGTATCGACTGCGCTATCAGCGACCCGTCGCTCGTCGCATTCTGCGATCCGTCGCAAAGGGATCGCACGGTGCTGAAGAGGCCGTCCTGTGAGGATCAGTCAGCGCTCATCGAATCCGGCCATCGGCAGGGGCTTACCAGGTTCCTCCGCAGAACGGCCATGGATACCAGGGCGCCATCCTGGACGTCGCTCTGGGATGTGCGGTGCCAATTATCGCAGTCCTTGATCACCCGGGTCACGGGCACAGCAaatggccgccctcgcgcgagGGACATGCTATGACGGTCAGAAGACTCGCACGCGAGTGCCGGTCTGGGCAGAACAGAGCACCTACCCTCGCTCGAGAACAAACAAGGAGATCCAGCATCGTTCCCTGTTACGCAGAAGCAGCTTTCCCGTGTCTGACCACGGCTCGACGTCCGGAAAGCCGtcaagggccagggccaTGCGAGTGTCGAGAcactcgccgcgcgcgagggtCAGCTTGGAGCcttgctgcagcagctccgtcgGCACCAAAACCTTGTGGAGGGACAGATCAATGGCGATGCTTGTGGCCATGGAGATGTACACGCATGCCTCGTCAtccgtgctgtgctggccTGGGAACATCCACGGGATGTTGATCATGAAGGCGAGGACAATCTCGACCGACTTGTGCCTGCGGAGCATGACCCTCTGCGCCAGTGCCTTGACGTGGTTCGAAAGCCTCTTGGAtagggccgccgccgagggcatgaacaaggccgaggcggccatgacggacgCGCAGAGGAAGGCGGAGCGCCCACGGGTAAACGAGACGCCGTGTATCCTGGGGTCCAGCCCCCAACGCGTGTGTGCCAGGTTGGCATGAAAGCTGTGGTAGTTAGCATCGCAATCACACCTGCGTACTGGCGGATGGTCGCCTCACTAAGAAAAGAGAGTctctgcctcctcctgcgTGACCAGGCCGAGCGTGATGGGATCAATGTCATCCCCGACATCGAGGCTCACGTGCGTCGAGGTGAAGAATTCCTCGAGAGCCGCGGACTCGTCGGCCTGCCCCGGGCTCTGGTGGAAACTCTGGCGCACCTGGGGCGACGGCCTACTACGCGAGTCGCTGGAGGGCTGGATGTACGAGGCacgggcgagcagctgcagggggttctcggcatcgtcaaTTGCGAGGCTTTCCTCAGTGCGGTGCACAAAGTTGTTGGCCATGGACGCGGCGCCCCCGGtatcctcgccgtcgccgtcgtcatcatcgccactGGACGACGTCTCCTCGGTGTCACCGTGGGACCGCTGCTgagacgccgacgcctgGCTGGGCGATGTCTCGGCGGTGTCGACAGCTCCGCCCAGCAGGTCGCGCAGGTGCGTCATGACCTTGGCATCGTCGGTGCTGTGCTTTTGTCCTCCCCTGGCTCGCTTGACGGCCTGTTCGATCTGGTACAGCGCCTTGTCCAGGCCGACGCGTTTGCTATCGGTCCCGTCAGCCACTGACTGTATACCTGAGGGCTGTTTCGGGACCGCTCACTTCTTGATGCCCTTTTGCCTGCCGGCGTGGAAGTCGGGCCGCACGCAATCGCAGTCGAGCTGGACACAGCGCTTGCAGCGGCCGTCGGGCGGCGTCCACTCGCACTTGAtcttgctgcggcggcagacgaggcaggcagcctgCTTGGGCCGCGGGGAGCTGGCGGCATCCATTGTCGCGCGGGCGGgtgcggcggggcggcgacgtcggccccACGGGGCTCATGCCATGTACGTGCGACGAGAGACTGGAGCTCGGGGCGAGAGAGGAGTGAGGTCTCGCATCGCTCACGGTAAGGTTGGAGGGAGATGTtgagagacgagctgagtgaggtgaggttggaggcgccgagctcggATTGGACGAGGTGCCGAGCGAGCACTCGCCCAACTGTGGAACTCTGCACGCGCTAAACGCCGTCAATTACAGGCACTCACACCCGCCACAGGAGTCAACCAAACTCAACATCCTTCGGCAGTCCATGCCGACACGCTGCGGCAAACAGGTTCACGATCCGTGACGCGTGCTTGTTTCAGCAATCCCAATGAACGAGGGGGCCTCCCAGTGTGCAAGCACGGGCCCATAGAGTTGTCGGTCGGTCCCAATAATGGGTGACCAACATCATCCTTGGACACATGCTCAGAGaattcccccccccctccccccaatTGCACGTCTTATGAAACGAGTACAAGCGGACAACAACAGGAAACGAAGACGCTCAATGACAATCAAAAGACCAGAGTCCATGATTGGAATACCCAACTCTCCAGCACTGGACCTTGCGAAAGGGAGAAGAGTCCGGCCGAGGTATCGGTTCTTTTTGCGTGGGAAACTCTGGATCCCTCTTAGACCTCGCCTGACGAACTAGAATGCGTACAGCAGCGCTCAATTTCTCACAGCATTTTATGCGTCCGTCTCGCCTCGTAGACTGTGAACGAGGCAACAACCGACACCAAGAGGGGGGATCGAGTAGCCACTTCGACTGGTACCTCATTCTATCTTCCAGAATGCGCTGATCCTAGAAGTCGCTGCGTATGTGTATCGAGCAGGCAATAGAGCGTAGCCTACTTCGTGGTTTGCTCATGAGCGGATAGGTTCTGTGTTTAGGTCGTCAAGCAACGCCAACAGGTCGTGTGTCACTTTTTCGAGCCGAGCGTTTGTGTGTGTAATGCAAGGGCACTAGGCGCGTTTACTACTGAGAGGCTCGGCTCTCTTGCCATGTGAGGACGAGCGCCAGCCATGAGGTACGTAGTGCAAGCAGTTCGATGCCACATGAGTGTGGTGCCTGTTCGTCTGGCATGAATGTATGCAACTGCAAGCGACCGCTAGTCTTCTCCTCTACGGGCAGATCCTTGGTCCGATCCGATCCAATCCTACGTCGCATCTCTTTACCCGATACTGTCGGTGAACCACTGTATGCACTCACGCTTTCGTAACCGATGTGCGATGACAGGGTTTGGGTGGTCATTGGCCAGGGCAGTTGTGTGAAGGATCGAACGAAAGCCACCAGCGCAACGCACAGACAACCTGCATCGACAGCTCATGTGCCCATCGCGGAGGCTTTGATACGAAGTAACTAGTCGGCCTAGTTGATGGCTCATCTACATAGCTCCACGGCAAAGGAAGGCAAGGACGGATTCAACATTCGGGCAGTGCGATTGACCACATCCCCAgggggcgccggcggctgtgGACGAACACGCCTGTTCGGTCGAGCTGTGCACAACCAACCTGAAGAGGAAGCTCACAATTCGTGGCTGGTCCTGCATTGTCGTCTGAGGGGAGCCCACGCTCGCTGCCCAGTTCTTCGTCCTGCGAGCGAGTGCGCTTCCCAAGCCTCAaccccgccgcgcgcgggaTGGATACCGCTCAACGCCAACTTAGCGTGCTGACAGGCCGCCGGATCCTTGTGGGAAGCTTCCACCAGCGGCGACAGGCTCCCTCCCCTGCCTGCATGTAAGCGTCCCATCATTTTGGGTCATCGCGATGGCACCCGCGCTGACATTCAGCCGCCAGGCGTGATCGGCGGGGCGCTAGCGGCCTCGCGAGGAGCACAAGCGGCACTCAACTCGAGCAACGTCGCAGAGCAGTAACGGCATCGTTGACACTAACAGGCAGTAGGGGAACAGCGTGGGAAGGGGGCGGTGATgggggcgcagcagccagcaccaccgaCTATGAGCTTGTTTCTGCGCTGCACGAAGACCAGGCAGACGAAGAGCCGAACGGAGGGCGATGACTGCCGAGGCGTTGCACGCGGCATCTCGAGTCAGTTCCATGGTTCGTCGTACCTGACGGTTCCCACAGTGGATGCTGCCGGTGGATGGTTTCCTCGGTCCTTGTCACACAAGTGCAGCAGGTCATCGACAAgagcgggccggcggggtcGAGTTGTGGGTGGAGGGACTGAATGTCTTCCTGCCTGCCATGCGTCGGGGCAAAATGGCATTTTCGGAACCTGGGCCATTATTAGTGTCCGCCCAAGGAGGtttgggggggaggggccctGGCTAGCCTTCCATGGCTTGTGGACGGGAGGGAATGGGCAGAGCGGCCAGCGGGACGGGGCCGCCCAAGGCTTCTGGAAGGACCCGACCGTGAGACGAGCGACAGCACTCAATACTGCCACGTACGAACGTATATGGGGTCGGCAAACTTGTTTGTTCCCTCCGCTCACCGGTGCGTCGGAGAATCGTgtcctgtcgtcgtcgtccactcGGTACGGGGAGGGATTGAACGGGCTCTGGAGCGCTCCTCTTGAGTAGAACAGGTAAGCGGTGCAGAACCCGCTTCGAATCCATGGAACTCGGAAGCAGCGACAGGTGCGGTCGCAATAGCCGTGTCTCGTCCGGGGCACGAAAGTAAAGACGGCCCCAAAGTCGGGGTCCCAGACACGCACCGGAGCTATATGGCATCCCAATCAATCAAGCTTGTCGCGTGCTTGGGGCGCCTGCACGCCAAGGTCAGCCGGGCCCAATGGGGACGGACAGCGTGGATGGGCGCTGAGACAAGGGTCCTGCGGCTGATGAGATGAGTGACAGCCAAATGTATGTACGAATGATTAgttgattgattgattgattaATTGATGATTTGGACGCTCGCGCACGGGGTCAGGGCTGCGAATGCTGTCTGGCTGAGCCTGGGCGAGTGAAGGTAAGCTTCGTCCAATTCAActgccgtgcgcgccgcaCTCCTCACCGACGGtgagctgcgccgcctgcgggTAACCGGGCTGGTTGTCCATTGGGTGCGGGACCGGCCATTTCCAGGTTACCTAAGGTGCCATGGAAGTGCCCTCTGACGGACTGGTGGcgtgctcctgctgctcggaGGCTAATGGCTTGGTGCCAATATTCCCTCCCGGTGGGCGCTTCCAGCACCAACTTGGAACTGCCAGTAATAAGCGGGCGCCAGGTGCCAGGTGGCCTTGAACAGGCCCCTGTCGGTTAGGATGATGTGCTTCCACTACTAACTTTGTAGGATAAGAGGCACTGTTGCATTCACATATCAATTTCAGGCTCCAGCTTTCGGTCAGAAAGCATAGGTAGTAGCAACGATGCCCGGGCAGCCCATCATCCGTTTGGGTATGCGGTGTttgctgcgccgccgggaCGCTTGACGATAGGTAATGTCCACGGAAGATCGAGCGACGATAGCCTACTCGACTTGCCTACACCTGGGGCCAGTAGAGGGGAGCAAGTGGGCGGCAGACACGGGATCATCGACCCATGCCAGGCAGATCCAGTGCGGACGCCCTACAAGCACTTTCCGCACACCCCTGTCCCGGCCATCAGTGCCCCTCGGTCAAGTCAACAAGGGGCACGCGACACTCGGACGCTGCTCTTGACGGGTCCCCGTCGGTCCCAAGCAGCCCCTCAAGCCCCTCCggctgcgccgccatctccaaTGGATCCCTTTTTACTCCACGGGGGCCCCACCCGCGACCGCCCCTCCATCTTGAACGCCCATTGCCCCTGCAAAGTCTTTTCGCACCACAGTCCTGGGCCGCCTTGGACACGACATGTAACCCTTCTTCCAGAGCACGCCTGTTTGAATTGACCATCTCCAGGGTCTGGAGTGCTTGTGCTCGCCCGTGAACCTCTACCCGTCGGCAGCAAGTGGCGCAAACTCACACTCACGCCCTTGATCAGCTTGACACTGAAGACCGGTGCGCTTGTGGCGCGCCTCTCCCCGCTTTGATCGTCCCTTCTTGTTTTCGAGAGGGAGGGTGGCTAGTGGGAACTGCAGAGGCGAGGCAGACAGAAGTCAACGCGTTTAAGCTTGCGATGCAATGGGTTACTGAGGGagtggccgcgggcgggggtTGGCATGGCGGATGtgacaggcaggcaggcaggcaggcaggcaggcaagtaGGCACTCGGATAGTCCATCGTCAGCCACGGCTCTTGGCGAGCCTACCCTACCTTGGTTCGCTTTGATGCTTTATCCGGGGCATCGTATTGTACGTGTGCGGACATGGCCGGCTGGGCAGCTGGCGtgcaggccggcgggcgagtTGTGGCTGGATACTTCCTTGTCCCGCCGTATCACTTTCCTGAGCTGCCATCGCTt
This sequence is a window from Purpureocillium takamizusanense chromosome 8, complete sequence. Protein-coding genes within it:
- a CDS encoding uncharacterized protein (COG:C~EggNog:ENOG503NUAB); translation: MAKPREPFWLGGAAACMAVCFTHPLDQTKYRMQVLKSTDTMLRTMSRLAARDGIPSLWAGLSASILRQGTYSTARFGIHASLSASLLQCSGRETLPLSWNVACAGLAGGLAGLIGNPTEVVLVRMCADGAKSPQDRFRYGNALVGMVRVWTDEGARAFTKGLAPNVARSILMSVSQIATYVSAKQHLVRSAGRNDDIATHVLSSLAAGTVATTLCAPADVLKSRMQNSAGKDSLLRVIRSGLREEGPRFLMKGWTPAWLRLTPHTVLTFVFMEQLRKITQLQLFPRDAATCKL
- a CDS encoding uncharacterized protein (COG:C~EggNog:ENOG503NUAB); protein product: MQVLKSTDTMLRTMSRLAARDGIPSLWAGLSASILRQGTYSTARFGIHASLSASLLQCSGRETLPLSWNVACAGLAGGLAGLIGNPTEVVLVRMCADGAKSPQDRFRYGNALVGMVRVWTDEGARAFTKGLAPNVARSILMSVSQIATYVSAKQHLVRSAGRNDDIATHVLSSLAAGTVATTLCAPADVLKSRMQNSAGKDSLLRVIRSGLREEGPRFLMKGWTPAWLRLTPHTVLTFVFMEQLRKITQLQLFPRDAATCKL
- a CDS encoding uncharacterized protein (COG:K~TransMembrane:2 (o269-290i311-327o)~EggNog:ENOG503NWZV), which translates into the protein MDAASSPRPKQAACLVCRRSKIKCEWTPPDGRCKRCVQLDCDCVRPDFHAGRQKGIKNKRVGLDKALYQIEQAVKRARGGQKHSTDDAKVMTHLRDLLGGAVDTAETSPSQASASQQRSHGDTEETSSSGDDDDGDGEDTGGAASMANNFVHRTEESLAIDDAENPLQLLARASYIQPSSDSRSRPSPQVRQSFHQSPGQADESAALEEFFTSTHVSLDVGDDIDPITLGLVTQEEAETLFSYFHANLAHTRWGLDPRIHGVSFTRGRSAFLCASVMAASALFMPSAAALSKRLSNHVKALAQRVMLRRHKSVEIVLAFMINIPWMFPGQHSTDDEACVYISMATSIAIDLSLHKVLVPTELLQQGSKLTLARGECLDTRMALALDGFPDVEPWSDTGKLLLRNRERCWISLFVLERGMSLARGRPFAVPVTRVIKDCDNWHRTSQSDVQDGALVSMAVLRRNLDGLFSTVRSLCDGSQNATSDGSLIAQSIQGSIERFFDQWLTEWGASIGIGPQRRLPPYVEILVTHTRLSAYGGIINHPTAPTEVRRFFRTAGLSSALNVMRAAIQGESQLQSMPNNTTIMISFAACFALTLSAYTTGSSTLAPSIRKLIDEAAGVLERIGTVTEHRNGLSLLYGKYLRQIVQKATVAGVSAPAHQANSAAAPQMAVGEPVAAQPSFMAQQQLLWPEPLQFSAMSDDQIAHVLNQPGNEFEPSFGGLSWADMNNFDWLYWPEF